One genomic segment of Salmo trutta chromosome 8, fSalTru1.1, whole genome shotgun sequence includes these proteins:
- the LOC115198480 gene encoding leukotriene B4 receptor 1: MASDLSISAAPPSPPLLSPPLLSHQSNQIGISILVLAFVFGFPGNLFVVWSVLCRVRHRSVTCLLVLNLAVADALVLLSSPLFLRFLAGGRGWEFGAVACKMVHYLCCVNMNVSIYLISLMSLDRWLAVARPFLAQRMRTKKTLMAVLLGIWVLAFVLALPMAFYRSNLKLHMNSSMTICMSYHWKSVGHQVFQYLFETVLGFFLPFTFIIVCYTSVICGLRRAMFQHKGRGNRLILLIIGTFALFWLPYHVVNILQVIGLLGGNDSLFKAAAVARPNVTALAFLSSSVNPVLYVFAGSSHIRQAGLSFMAKLFEGTNIEGGTSASFTRSTKSSRSGSSAPLSLKLGRSGKGKEGDGNSVTELQEVEVKVKSKPELKTLTSNDQME, encoded by the exons ATGGCATCAGACCTCTCCATCTCCGCTGCCCCCCCcagcccccctctcctctcgcctcctctcctttctcaccAATCAAACCAGATCGGCATCTCCATCCTGGTCCTAGCATTCGTCTTCGGTTTCCCCGGTAACCTGTTTGTTGTGTGGTCGGTGCTGTGCCGTGTGAGGCATCGGTCAGTTACCTGCCTGCTCGTCTTAAACCTCGCCGTGGCCGACGCGTTGGTGTTGCTAAGCTCCCCGCTTTTCCTGCGCTTCCTGGCAGGCGGGCGAGGCTGGGAGTTCGGGGCAGTGGCCTGTAAAATGGTACACTACCTATGCTGTGTCAACATGAACGTGTCCATCTACCTGATTAGCCTGATGAGCTTGGATCGCTGGCTGGCCGTGGCAAGGCCCTTCCTGGCCCAGAGGATGAGGACCAAGAAAACCCTGATGGCTGTTCTACTGGGGATCTGGGTGCTGGCTTTCGTCTTGGCACTGCCCATGGCCTTCTATCGCAG taACCTGAAGCTGCACATGAACAGCTCCATGACCATCTGCATGTCGTACCACTGGAAAAGTGTGGGTCACCAGGTGTTCCAGTACCTGTTTGAGACCGTCTTGGGCTTCTTCCTCCCCTTCACTTTCATCATCGTCTGCTACACCTCCGTCATCTGTGGACTACGCAGGGCCATGTTCCAGCACAAGGGACGGGGAAACCgtctcatcctcctcatcatcgGCACCTTTGCTCTCTTCTGGCTGCCCTACCACGTGGTCAACATCTTACAG gtgattGGTCTACTTGGTGGTAACGACAGTTTGTTTAAAGCAGCCGCGGTGGCCCGTCCCAACGTCACAGCGCTCGCTTTCCTGAGCAGCAGCGTGAACCCTGTGCTGTACGTGTTTGCCGGCAGCTCCCACATCCGCCAGGCCGGCCTCAGCTTCATGGCCAAGCTCTTCGAGGGCACCAACATCGAGGGAGGGACCTCTGCCTCCTTTACCCGCAGCACAAAGTCCAGTCGGAGTGGTTCCTCAGCCCCGCTGTCACTCAAGCTGGGGCGGTCGGGGAAGGGGAAGGAGGGGGATGGGAATAGTGTGACGGAGCTGCAGGAAGTTGAGGTCAAGGTTAAGTCCAAGCCAGAGCTCAAGACTTTGACCTCCAATGATCAGATGGAGTAG
- the LOC115198492 gene encoding complement C1q-like protein 2: MMMKRTATGWLVLLVLLGYMCLAQEAEVLGSVVNIYTELKELRSLVGELSTKLHTAEADLKEQRAMVDKLNKEREEQPKVAFSAALLSSESKHHGPIDAETNLIFGKVLTNIGSAYNPITGVFTAPVRGVYYFRFSGNGFAGHDMGLSIFKDGQRMMSVYEYQSSGEQNDHASNGVTLQLEKGEVVYMRLWINTWVFIDGRYDYCSFSGFLLFPM; this comes from the exons ATGATGATGAAGAGGACGGCTACTGGCTGGCTGGTCTTGCTGGTCTTGCTGGGCTACATGTGTCTGGCTCAAGAAGCGGAGGTCTTGGGTTCTGTGGTGAACATCTACACTGAACTGAAGGAGCTTAGGTCTTTGGTGGGAGAGCTGAGTACTAAGCTCCATACAGCAGAAGCAGACCTGAAAGAGCAGAGAGCTATGGTGGATAaactgaataaagagagagaag AGCAACCCAAGGTAGCCTTCTCAGCAGCCTTGCTGTCATCTGAAAGTAAACACCATGGGCCCATCGACGCAGAGACTAACCTCATTTTCGGAAAAGTCCTCACCAACATTGGCAGTGCATACAACCCAATCACAG GTGTCTTCACAGCGCCAGTGAGAGGGGTCTACTACTTCAGATTTTCTGGAaatggctttgcaggccatgacATGGGTCTGAGCATATTCAAGGATGGCCAAAGGATGATGTCTGTGTACGAATACCAATCCAGTGGAGAACAGAATGACCATGCGTCCAATGGAGTCACACTGCAGTTGGAGAAGGGAGAAGTGGTCTACATGCGTCTCTGGATCAACACATGGGTCTTCATCGATGGGCGATATGATTACTGCTCCTTCAGTGGGTTCCTGCTCTTTCCTATGTGA